The following are from one region of the Cytobacillus firmus genome:
- a CDS encoding SDR family NAD(P)-dependent oxidoreductase produces MKKSMYSHKKILIIGGTGTIGRYLVEELLQHNPNVIRIFSRDEYKQFEMQQELFEYQNIRYLIGDVRDEKRLLRAMEDIDFVFHLAAMKHVPSCEYNPFEAVQTNVLGTQNVIQAALTAGVKKVLFTSTDKAIAPTNTYGATKLTAERLISAAQYQKGPKQTVFSSVRFGNVMGSRGSVIPLFKKQILENHRVTVTDSNMLRYMMTPLQAIKLMLEANDMALGGEVFVLKMPVIKLNDLVEILIEEVTEKYSLNKNIEVKQIGLRPGEKMYEELMTEDEIRIALETKNMYIIKTPYTGNKNYNDAYPIKKTPVVSSDQVIDKEILRNWIEQERLIK; encoded by the coding sequence ATGAAGAAGAGCATGTATTCCCACAAGAAAATTCTTATTATTGGCGGAACAGGAACCATAGGACGTTATTTAGTTGAAGAGCTTCTTCAGCATAACCCTAACGTAATTAGAATTTTTAGCCGGGATGAATATAAACAATTTGAAATGCAGCAGGAGTTATTTGAGTATCAGAACATTAGATACTTAATTGGTGATGTCCGTGATGAAAAACGCTTATTGCGTGCGATGGAAGACATTGACTTTGTGTTCCATCTAGCTGCCATGAAGCATGTGCCATCTTGCGAATATAATCCGTTTGAAGCTGTTCAGACAAATGTGTTAGGAACCCAAAATGTCATTCAAGCGGCATTAACAGCAGGAGTAAAGAAGGTCTTATTTACAAGTACAGACAAGGCTATTGCTCCTACGAATACATATGGAGCGACGAAATTAACAGCTGAACGTCTAATTTCTGCTGCACAGTATCAAAAGGGCCCGAAACAAACAGTCTTTAGTTCTGTCCGATTTGGAAATGTAATGGGCTCAAGAGGATCTGTAATCCCATTATTTAAGAAACAAATATTAGAAAATCACAGAGTAACCGTAACAGATAGTAATATGCTCAGATACATGATGACTCCATTGCAAGCAATAAAGCTTATGCTAGAAGCTAATGATATGGCACTTGGCGGTGAAGTTTTTGTATTGAAAATGCCAGTCATCAAATTAAATGATCTAGTTGAGATACTGATTGAAGAAGTTACTGAAAAATACTCTCTTAATAAGAATATTGAAGTTAAACAAATAGGTCTCCGTCCTGGTGAAAAAATGTATGAAGAGTTAATGACAGAAGACGAAATCAGAATTGCACTTGAAACAAAAAATATGTACATTATCAAAACACCGTATACTGGTAATAAAAATTATAATGATGCTTACCCTATTAAAAAAACACCTGTTGTATCAAGTGACCAGGTCATTGACAAAGAAATATTAAGAAATTGGATAGAGCAGGAAAGATTAATTAAATAG
- a CDS encoding flagellin N-terminal helical domain-containing protein yields MIINHNLQAMNSYRQLGTNQAGAAKSMEKLSSGLRINRAGDDAAGLAISEKMRGQISGLNQAQRNSQDAISLIQTAEGALNETHSILQRMRELATQAANDTNTDQDRQELQKELNQLTSEINRIGNNTEFNQKKLLNGEQSLDAGSRVASAGNTTSGNGLHIQVGANSSQNFTVDIFDMRAEALGVASTSSGSAAKIQAGSTVVGQTNAWATAGTESYYTVSGGSTTGNKIMTENGTVIGAELVAKSDDAKFASGSQNVLTDAGNSTGAKVVALDIRNHEKATAAISVIDSAINQVSAERSKLGAFQNRLEHTISNLGNSSENLQAAESRVRDVDMAKEMMEFTKNNILSQASQAMLAQANQRPQSVLQLLG; encoded by the coding sequence ATGATTATCAATCATAACTTACAGGCAATGAACTCATACCGCCAGCTTGGAACAAACCAAGCAGGGGCAGCAAAATCAATGGAAAAGCTATCTTCAGGCCTTCGCATCAACCGTGCAGGAGACGATGCTGCAGGTCTAGCGATCTCTGAAAAAATGCGTGGTCAAATCAGCGGTTTGAACCAAGCCCAACGTAACTCTCAAGATGCGATTTCATTGATTCAAACAGCTGAAGGTGCTCTAAATGAAACACATTCAATCCTTCAGCGTATGCGTGAGCTAGCTACACAAGCTGCGAACGATACAAACACGGATCAAGATCGTCAAGAACTTCAAAAAGAGTTGAATCAATTAACTTCTGAGATTAACCGTATTGGTAACAATACTGAGTTTAACCAGAAGAAACTATTAAATGGTGAGCAATCTCTAGATGCTGGTAGTCGTGTAGCATCTGCTGGTAATACAACTAGTGGAAATGGTTTACACATTCAAGTAGGTGCGAACTCAAGCCAAAATTTCACAGTTGATATTTTCGACATGCGTGCTGAAGCGCTAGGTGTTGCTTCAACGTCATCTGGTTCAGCAGCTAAAATTCAAGCTGGTAGCACTGTGGTTGGACAAACAAATGCGTGGGCAACTGCGGGTACGGAAAGTTATTATACTGTAAGTGGTGGTAGTACAACCGGAAATAAGATTATGACAGAGAATGGTACTGTTATTGGTGCTGAACTAGTAGCTAAATCTGACGATGCGAAATTTGCCTCAGGTAGTCAAAACGTATTAACTGATGCAGGTAATAGCACGGGGGCTAAGGTTGTTGCATTAGATATCCGTAACCATGAGAAAGCAACTGCTGCAATCTCGGTTATTGATTCAGCGATCAACCAAGTTTCGGCTGAACGTTCTAAGCTTGGTGCATTCCAAAATCGTCTAGAACATACAATCAGTAACTTAGGTAACTCTTCTGAGAACCTGCAAGCTGCTGAATCTCGTGTTCGTGATGTAGACATGGCGAAGGAAATGATGGAGTTCACAAAGAATAACATCCTTTCTCAAGCTTCTCAAGCAATGTTAGCTCAAGCGAATCAGCGTCCGCAATCAGTGCTTCAATTGCTTGGATAA